The following are encoded in a window of Lactobacillus panisapium genomic DNA:
- a CDS encoding ABC transporter permease, producing the protein MLKVNPKTKKILVPIISILAGFLVGALIMLIWSYNPFEAYASMFSSALGNMNGIGETIREATPLIFTAIGFAIASSAGFFNIGLPGQAQAGWLTSIWVVLANPNMPKALLLPLAIIAGIAAGALVAGIAGWLRAQFGTNEVITTIMLNYIVLYSCQYLMQQIMPKTMRIDTDTTKTIAANGSLKIDWLSSMFGDSRINAGIFLAIIGVFIYWYLMKKTTTGFEIRSVGANPFASRYAGMSTKKNILYSMLLSGGFAGLGGVVQGLGTYQNYFTQTTSLDIGWDGLSVALLGGGTAIGILLAAILFSILKIGGLGMQTIAGIPYEIVSIVIAAIIFFVAIQYVIGLLFKNKRVTASDSQQEEKIATTQDQAPSATSTEGGRN; encoded by the coding sequence TTGCTTAAAGTAAATCCCAAAACTAAAAAAATCTTAGTACCAATTATTTCAATTCTCGCCGGCTTTTTAGTTGGTGCTTTAATTATGCTTATATGGAGCTATAATCCGTTTGAAGCATATGCGTCAATGTTTTCGAGTGCTCTGGGCAATATGAATGGAATCGGTGAAACTATTCGTGAAGCTACACCGCTGATTTTTACGGCTATTGGTTTTGCCATTGCCTCTAGCGCCGGCTTTTTCAATATTGGGTTACCCGGACAGGCACAAGCTGGCTGGCTAACTTCAATTTGGGTGGTGCTTGCTAATCCTAATATGCCTAAGGCATTATTGCTGCCACTTGCAATTATTGCCGGGATTGCTGCCGGTGCATTAGTTGCCGGAATTGCCGGCTGGCTGCGGGCCCAGTTTGGGACCAACGAAGTGATTACTACGATTATGTTGAACTATATTGTGCTTTATTCTTGCCAGTATTTAATGCAGCAGATTATGCCGAAAACGATGAGAATTGATACTGACACAACTAAAACAATTGCTGCTAATGGTAGTTTAAAAATTGACTGGCTCAGCTCGATGTTTGGCGATTCGCGGATTAATGCGGGAATTTTCTTAGCTATTATTGGTGTGTTCATTTACTGGTACTTAATGAAAAAGACAACCACCGGCTTTGAAATTCGGTCGGTCGGTGCTAACCCATTTGCCAGCCGTTATGCCGGAATGTCGACGAAGAAAAATATTTTGTATTCAATGCTTTTATCCGGTGGCTTTGCCGGCTTAGGCGGTGTTGTTCAGGGATTAGGAACATATCAAAATTACTTTACCCAGACAACTAGCTTGGATATCGGTTGGGACGGTCTTTCTGTTGCCTTACTGGGTGGTGGAACAGCCATTGGCATCCTGTTAGCAGCAATTTTATTTTCGATTTTAAAAATTGGTGGTTTGGGGATGCAGACGATTGCCGGGATTCCTTATGAAATAGTTTCGATTGTGATTGCAGCAATTATCTTCTTTGTGGCGATTCAATATGTGATTGGCTTGCTCTTTAAAAATAAGCGGGTAACTGCTAGTGACTCGCAGCAAGAAGAAAAGATAGCTACTACTCAGGATCAGGCACCAAGTGCAACCAGCACTGAAGGAGGACGAAACTAA
- a CDS encoding nucleoside hydrolase, giving the protein MKEIYFNHDGNIDDLVSYLLFLLAPDIKLLGVSAIDADGYIDPSVEVCRKMTDRFNLRGDQLAIAKSNSRAVNQFPADWRTASYSFNSLPLLNEAGKMMTKEADQPAHLDIVTKLENARKPVTLVMTGPLTDLARALDAAPAIENKIAKLYWMGGSLDGHGNVVQVNADGTQEWNAFWDPFAVERVLKSNIAMEVIGLESSEELPLTDELKMHWASLRKYPAIDLVGQAYSLLVNPPIQTMQLYFWDVLTAISALYPEVVLASEKRRVKVVTTGTAAGRMEDDPNGREITLVTKADKKLFFKKFDEILMRAE; this is encoded by the coding sequence ATGAAAGAAATTTATTTTAATCATGATGGTAATATCGACGATCTAGTGTCGTATTTGCTTTTCTTACTCGCACCCGATATTAAGTTGCTTGGCGTCAGTGCAATTGATGCCGACGGTTATATTGACCCGTCTGTGGAAGTTTGCCGCAAAATGACGGATCGGTTTAATTTAAGGGGAGACCAATTAGCGATAGCAAAGTCTAATTCTCGTGCGGTCAATCAATTCCCGGCCGATTGGCGAACAGCGTCCTATTCTTTTAACTCTTTGCCGCTATTAAATGAGGCCGGCAAGATGATGACTAAAGAAGCTGATCAACCAGCTCATCTTGATATCGTAACTAAACTGGAAAATGCCCGAAAACCAGTGACGCTGGTAATGACGGGCCCGTTGACCGACTTGGCACGTGCACTTGATGCCGCCCCAGCGATTGAAAATAAAATTGCCAAGCTTTACTGGATGGGTGGCTCGCTTGATGGTCACGGCAATGTGGTTCAAGTTAACGCTGATGGTACCCAAGAATGGAATGCTTTTTGGGATCCGTTTGCGGTCGAACGCGTTCTTAAGTCAAATATTGCAATGGAAGTTATCGGCCTTGAAAGTAGTGAAGAGTTGCCTTTGACGGACGAATTGAAGATGCACTGGGCAAGTTTACGCAAGTATCCTGCAATTGATTTAGTGGGGCAGGCTTATAGTCTCCTCGTTAATCCGCCAATTCAAACGATGCAACTCTACTTCTGGGATGTTTTAACGGCAATTAGTGCTCTTTATCCTGAAGTAGTTTTAGCTTCAGAAAAAAGGCGGGTTAAGGTAGTTACAACCGGAACTGCAGCCGGGCGAATGGAAGATGATCCTAACGGTCGCGAGATTACCTTAGTAACTAAAGCTGATAAAAAGCTGTTTTTCAAGAAATTTGACGAAATTCTGATGCGGGCAGAATAA
- a CDS encoding C1 family peptidase, protein MGHKITVQELEKFANNFNDNPKNQVVARAAQKSGVSMAAYNERVQNELTRVFSTELDTENVTNQLHSGRCWEFATLNILRHQFGKKYHCKNFTFSQSYNFFWDKIERANTFYDNILATADEKLNSRTVEAILGGAGEDGGHFHMGAALIEKYGVVPSYAMPESFNANNTDAFGKTLGDKLRKDALVLRELKQAGKDKEVEQAREQFLSEVYQMTAIAVGEPPKKFDLEYRDDDKKYHLDKDLTPLEFLHKYMGEVDFNDYVVLTNAPDREYNKLYGIPFADNVGGVCRIKFLNVPMEYLETYAVNQLKDGEAVWFGNDVLVQSDRKQGYLDSDLYKYSDLYGVDLSMSKADRLRTGSGYASHAMVLVGVDEDKGQIRQWKVENSWGEKNGDKGFFVMNDKWFKEYVYEVVVHKKYLTSEQVALAEGPVTDLPAWDSIA, encoded by the coding sequence ATGGGACACAAAATTACTGTTCAAGAGCTTGAAAAGTTTGCGAACAATTTTAATGACAACCCCAAAAATCAGGTTGTTGCCCGTGCTGCTCAAAAAAGCGGCGTTTCGATGGCAGCTTATAACGAGCGGGTTCAAAATGAACTAACACGTGTTTTTTCAACAGAATTAGATACTGAAAATGTTACTAACCAACTTCATTCAGGCCGCTGTTGGGAATTTGCCACTCTGAACATACTACGTCATCAATTTGGTAAAAAATATCACTGCAAGAATTTTACTTTTTCACAAAGTTATAATTTTTTCTGGGACAAAATTGAACGTGCCAACACTTTTTATGACAACATTTTGGCTACCGCTGATGAAAAATTAAATTCACGTACGGTTGAAGCCATCTTAGGCGGAGCCGGCGAAGATGGCGGACATTTTCATATGGGTGCTGCTTTAATCGAAAAATATGGTGTCGTTCCGTCATACGCCATGCCTGAAAGTTTCAACGCCAATAACACTGATGCGTTTGGCAAGACTTTAGGCGATAAATTGAGAAAAGATGCATTAGTATTGCGGGAATTGAAGCAAGCAGGCAAAGACAAAGAAGTCGAGCAAGCACGCGAGCAATTTTTAAGTGAAGTCTACCAGATGACGGCAATTGCAGTCGGTGAGCCACCAAAGAAATTTGACCTTGAATACCGCGATGATGACAAGAAGTACCACTTGGACAAAGACTTGACACCACTTGAATTTTTACACAAGTACATGGGCGAGGTTGACTTTAATGATTACGTTGTTTTAACTAACGCTCCTGATCGTGAATATAACAAGTTGTACGGCATTCCATTTGCTGATAACGTTGGCGGCGTCTGCAGAATTAAGTTCTTGAATGTACCGATGGAATACTTAGAAACTTACGCTGTTAACCAGTTAAAAGATGGTGAAGCTGTTTGGTTTGGTAATGATGTCCTTGTTCAAAGCGACCGTAAGCAAGGATATCTTGACAGCGATTTGTACAAGTACAGTGACTTATACGGCGTCGATCTCAGCATGTCAAAAGCTGACCGTCTACGGACCGGTTCAGGTTACGCCAGTCATGCAATGGTATTAGTTGGTGTCGATGAAGATAAAGGCCAAATTCGCCAGTGGAAAGTCGAAAACTCCTGGGGCGAAAAGAACGGTGACAAAGGCTTCTTCGTTATGAACGACAAATGGTTTAAAGAATATGTTTATGAAGTAGTTGTCCACAAAAAGTACCTAACTTCTGAACAAGTTGCCTTAGCCGAAGGTCCAGTAACTGACCTGCCAGCATGGGATTCAATCGCCTAA
- the trpS gene encoding tryptophan--tRNA ligase, translating to MNKKVILTGDRPTGKLHVGHYIGSLKNRVLLQNSGEYHPYIMIADTQALTDNARDPEKIRASLIQVALDYLAVGINPEISTIFVQSQISALFELTAYYMDLVTVSRLERNPTVKAEIKQKGFNDSIPVGFLNYPVSQAADITAFKATLVPVGDDQEPMLEQAREIVRTFNRVYHCNVLVEPEGYFPEKGQGRLPGLDGNAKMSKSLGNAIYLSDDAATVQKKVMSMYTDPDHIHVEDPGKVEGNTVFTYLDIFDPDKNKVAELKEEYQKGGLGDVKIKRYLNTVLENELEPIRQRRARYEQNQDEVYEMLIEGSKKANEVANQTLDEVRDAIGLNYFKR from the coding sequence ATGAATAAAAAAGTTATCCTTACAGGTGACCGCCCAACGGGAAAGTTGCACGTAGGTCATTATATTGGTTCGTTGAAAAACCGCGTGCTGCTACAAAATTCAGGTGAGTATCATCCGTATATTATGATTGCCGATACGCAGGCGTTAACTGATAACGCTCGTGATCCTGAAAAAATTCGGGCTAGTCTAATCCAAGTTGCCCTAGATTATCTGGCTGTGGGGATTAATCCTGAAATTTCAACTATTTTTGTTCAGTCTCAGATTTCCGCCTTATTCGAGCTTACTGCTTATTATATGGACTTAGTGACTGTTAGTCGCCTAGAACGCAACCCAACAGTTAAGGCCGAAATTAAGCAAAAAGGCTTTAACGATTCAATTCCAGTCGGATTTTTGAATTATCCAGTTTCACAAGCAGCCGATATAACTGCTTTTAAAGCAACACTTGTACCGGTGGGAGACGACCAAGAACCAATGCTTGAACAGGCACGAGAAATTGTCCGCACCTTTAATCGGGTATATCACTGCAATGTTTTGGTTGAACCGGAAGGTTACTTCCCAGAAAAAGGCCAGGGTCGGTTGCCAGGGCTGGACGGCAATGCAAAAATGTCGAAATCTTTGGGTAATGCAATTTATTTATCGGATGACGCTGCAACAGTTCAGAAAAAAGTGATGTCGATGTATACTGATCCTGATCATATTCATGTCGAAGATCCAGGTAAGGTAGAAGGCAATACTGTGTTTACTTATCTTGATATTTTTGATCCTGACAAGAATAAAGTAGCAGAATTGAAGGAAGAATACCAAAAAGGCGGCTTGGGTGACGTTAAAATTAAGCGCTATTTAAATACCGTCTTAGAAAATGAGTTGGAGCCAATTCGTCAGCGTCGCGCACGCTACGAGCAAAATCAGGATGAAGTTTACGAAATGCTGATCGAAGGCTCGAAAAAAGCTAATGAGGTTGCCAATCAGACTTTGGATGAAGTTCGTGATGCAATCGGTTTGAATTACTTTAAGAGGTAA
- a CDS encoding nucleotidyltransferase, whose amino-acid sequence MYDYRYEPHRVVFMIDNKSFFASCEALELGLNPMKAVLAVVSHQPDSKYGSGLIMAASPLAKAKYGLTNVMRVRDLPTKKDAPDLLLVDPHMNLYIKRSMQVLDIFREYAADEDIHAYSIDESMIDMTKSWHLFGDDPYLVARKIQCEIRDKLGLYTTCGIGENPLLAKLAMDISAKHRHSMIDYWHYIDVPDTIWRITDMEEVWGIGKRTAHHLRRLHINNMYELAHTDPAILKKEFGVIGEQLFAMSWGVDRSIISEKFFPKMKNYGNSQILTKDYTNQRELEIVLREIGEQVAARIRAHKLQTQCVSLYVGFSQYKPTGNRTGFNVQRKISPTNDNDLLVQEILALFRKNWRGETVRALGVSCSRLIPDTCQQLTFFMQPSTQIKKRKIDETIDQIRRKYGFKSLVKASSLMEGATAIRRSSLVGGHNGGNAYE is encoded by the coding sequence ATGTATGATTATCGTTATGAACCCCACCGCGTAGTGTTTATGATTGATAATAAGTCATTTTTTGCAAGCTGTGAGGCGCTAGAACTAGGACTTAATCCCATGAAGGCTGTGCTGGCAGTGGTGTCCCATCAGCCTGATAGCAAGTATGGTTCAGGGTTAATTATGGCGGCTTCTCCTTTAGCAAAAGCAAAGTATGGTTTAACTAACGTGATGCGTGTGCGCGATTTGCCCACTAAAAAAGATGCACCTGATTTATTGCTGGTTGATCCGCATATGAATTTATATATTAAGCGCAGCATGCAAGTGCTGGATATATTTCGTGAATATGCGGCGGATGAAGATATTCATGCGTATTCAATTGATGAAAGCATGATTGATATGACTAAATCTTGGCATTTGTTTGGGGATGATCCCTATTTAGTCGCACGTAAAATTCAGTGTGAGATTAGGGATAAATTGGGCCTATACACTACCTGCGGAATTGGTGAAAATCCGCTTCTTGCCAAACTAGCAATGGATATTTCTGCTAAGCACCGCCATTCAATGATTGACTATTGGCATTATATTGATGTTCCCGATACAATTTGGCGAATTACTGATATGGAAGAAGTCTGGGGAATTGGCAAAAGAACAGCCCATCATCTGCGGCGTTTGCATATCAATAATATGTATGAATTAGCACATACCGATCCCGCGATTTTGAAGAAAGAATTTGGCGTAATTGGTGAACAATTATTTGCAATGAGCTGGGGTGTTGATCGCAGTATTATTAGCGAAAAGTTTTTTCCAAAAATGAAAAATTATGGTAACTCGCAAATTTTAACCAAGGATTATACTAATCAGCGTGAACTCGAAATTGTTTTGCGTGAAATTGGTGAGCAAGTTGCTGCCAGAATTCGTGCGCATAAACTTCAAACCCAATGCGTTAGCTTGTATGTTGGCTTTTCGCAGTATAAACCGACAGGCAATCGAACGGGCTTCAATGTTCAGCGGAAAATTTCACCGACTAATGACAATGATTTACTCGTACAAGAAATACTTGCTTTGTTTCGCAAAAATTGGCGTGGTGAAACAGTTCGGGCGCTGGGAGTCAGCTGCAGCAGGCTCATTCCGGATACTTGTCAGCAATTAACCTTTTTTATGCAGCCTTCTACCCAAATAAAGAAACGTAAAATTGATGAAACGATTGACCAAATAAGGCGAAAATATGGCTTTAAAAGTTTGGTTAAAGCCTCCAGTCTAATGGAAGGCGCTACGGCAATAAGACGTAGCAGCCTAGTGGGTGGTCATAATGGCGGAAACGCGTACGAATAA
- a CDS encoding Hsp20/alpha crystallin family protein — protein sequence MANDMMNRHNDLFDAMNDWFDLPRKFFDDGDMAKLMQSDVVENDKEYIIKVDMPGMDKNDINLNYNNGILSVSGSRKSFKDLSNDKNNSLIHRERSEGHISRSFRLPNVVASEIHAKYDNGVLTITLPKQSSGQSDNSIQID from the coding sequence ATGGCAAATGATATGATGAATCGGCACAATGACTTATTTGATGCGATGAACGATTGGTTTGATCTTCCAAGAAAATTTTTTGACGATGGCGATATGGCCAAATTAATGCAATCAGACGTTGTTGAAAATGATAAAGAATACATTATCAAAGTAGACATGCCTGGAATGGATAAAAATGATATTAACTTAAACTACAATAACGGCATTTTGAGCGTATCAGGCTCTAGAAAATCATTCAAAGACCTATCTAATGATAAGAATAATAGTCTTATTCACCGTGAAAGAAGCGAAGGTCACATTTCTCGCAGCTTCAGATTACCAAATGTGGTTGCAAGTGAGATCCATGCAAAGTATGATAATGGTGTATTGACTATTACTTTACCAAAACAAAGTTCTGGTCAAAGTGATAATTCAATTCAAATTGATTAA
- a CDS encoding ABC transporter ATP-binding protein, which yields MKNTTNVIEMRHIVKDFNGFKANNDINLTLQKGEILALLGENGAGKSTLMSILSGLLMPTSGEIIVRGQKVAVKNPTVAKDLGIGMVHQHFMLMNSFTVLENIILGHETTKGPKLDFKKAQKQIEELSARYNLNVDPNKKVGEITVAQQQRVEILKVLYRGADIMIFDEPTAVLTPQEITEFIQILQELAKEGKSIILITHKLEEIKRAADRVTVIRAGKSVGTFKVADVSNNRLAELMVGRHVDMRLDKPEAKLGKTTLKVSDLKVKNKQGILTLKGLSFNLRAGEILGVAGIDGNGQDELARALTGMQHVDSGKVMINDEDMTNQKVRKITEKGVSYIPSDRQKYGLILPFSISDNLALQNYYREPYSSHHLMHYDAIHQHANQLIKKFDIRTTGSNLPVSDLSGGNQQKVIIARELNLNSDLIIAFQPTRGLDVGAIEYIHKQLLLERAKGKAILLISYELDEIMQLSDRIIVLHDGKISGEVKPETTSDEELGLLMTGIKKEGNALA from the coding sequence ATGAAAAATACGACTAATGTAATTGAGATGCGGCATATAGTCAAAGACTTTAACGGCTTTAAGGCTAATAATGATATTAACCTTACTTTGCAAAAAGGTGAGATTTTAGCCCTTCTTGGTGAAAATGGTGCGGGAAAGTCAACTTTGATGAGCATTTTGTCAGGACTGCTCATGCCAACTTCTGGTGAAATCATTGTTCGCGGGCAAAAAGTAGCAGTCAAAAATCCGACTGTAGCTAAGGATCTAGGAATAGGCATGGTTCACCAGCATTTTATGTTGATGAATTCATTTACGGTTTTGGAAAATATTATTTTAGGCCACGAAACGACTAAGGGCCCGAAACTTGATTTCAAAAAAGCCCAAAAGCAGATTGAGGAGTTATCTGCTCGGTATAATTTAAATGTTGATCCAAATAAAAAAGTGGGCGAAATAACAGTTGCCCAGCAGCAGAGAGTAGAAATATTGAAGGTCCTTTATCGCGGCGCTGATATTATGATTTTTGATGAACCCACTGCTGTTTTAACCCCGCAAGAAATAACCGAGTTTATTCAGATCTTGCAAGAATTGGCCAAAGAAGGAAAGTCAATCATCTTGATTACGCACAAGCTGGAAGAGATTAAGCGGGCTGCTGATCGGGTTACGGTTATCCGTGCTGGTAAAAGTGTGGGTACGTTTAAAGTAGCAGATGTATCTAATAATCGTTTGGCTGAGTTAATGGTTGGCCGTCATGTTGATATGCGACTGGATAAACCTGAAGCCAAGCTAGGTAAAACAACGCTTAAAGTTAGCGATTTAAAGGTAAAAAATAAGCAAGGCATTTTAACGCTTAAGGGCTTATCTTTTAACTTGCGTGCAGGTGAAATTTTAGGAGTTGCAGGAATTGATGGCAACGGTCAAGACGAATTAGCTCGGGCGTTAACTGGCATGCAGCACGTTGATTCAGGCAAGGTTATGATTAATGACGAAGACATGACTAACCAAAAGGTCCGCAAGATTACTGAAAAGGGCGTTTCCTATATTCCTTCTGATCGGCAAAAATACGGCTTGATTTTGCCATTTTCAATTTCTGATAATTTGGCATTGCAAAATTATTACCGTGAGCCATACTCTAGCCATCATTTAATGCATTATGATGCTATTCATCAGCATGCTAATCAGTTGATTAAGAAGTTTGATATCCGGACTACAGGCAGCAATCTGCCAGTCAGTGACCTATCCGGTGGTAACCAGCAAAAAGTAATCATTGCACGTGAACTGAACCTTAACAGCGATTTAATTATTGCCTTTCAACCAACGCGTGGACTTGATGTTGGTGCAATTGAGTATATTCATAAACAGCTGCTCCTTGAACGGGCTAAGGGTAAAGCAATTTTATTAATTTCCTATGAACTAGATGAAATTATGCAGTTGTCTGATCGAATTATTGTTCTTCATGACGGTAAGATTTCCGGTGAAGTAAAACCCGAAACAACCAGTGATGAAGAATTAGGCTTGTTAATGACGGGTATCAAGAAAGAAGGCAACGCTCTTGCTTAA
- a CDS encoding ABC transporter permease: protein MNLLTILSLLVSSTFVYSTPLIFTSLGGVYSENSGITNVGLEGIMTMGAFASVVFNLTFASTFGKATPWLGLIVGGIVGLVFSLLHAVATINFHADHVISGTVLNLMAPPLGVFLVKAIYDKGQTENITQSFGYFSFPGLANIPVIGPIFFKNTSAPAWLAIIVSILLWWILYKTRFGLRLRSCGENPQAADTMGINVYAMRYAGVLISGFLGGIGGAVFAQAISGNFSISTIVGQGFMALAAMIFGKWNPLGAMLASLFFGFAQSISIIGNQLPFFNHIPSVYMQIAPYVITIVILVLFFGKSVAPAADGQNYIKSK, encoded by the coding sequence ATGAATTTGCTTACCATTTTATCTTTATTGGTGTCTTCCACCTTCGTTTACTCAACGCCGCTAATCTTTACTTCACTAGGTGGCGTTTACAGTGAAAATTCTGGGATTACAAACGTTGGCCTTGAAGGAATTATGACCATGGGCGCTTTTGCCTCAGTAGTCTTTAACCTGACTTTTGCATCCACCTTTGGCAAAGCCACCCCTTGGCTAGGGTTAATTGTTGGTGGAATAGTCGGTTTAGTATTTTCACTGCTTCATGCGGTAGCAACAATTAACTTCCATGCGGATCATGTCATTAGTGGGACGGTTTTGAACTTGATGGCTCCACCACTCGGCGTCTTTCTCGTTAAAGCGATTTATGATAAAGGTCAAACCGAAAACATTACGCAAAGTTTTGGCTATTTCAGCTTTCCTGGCTTGGCCAATATTCCAGTAATTGGACCAATTTTCTTTAAAAACACTTCTGCACCTGCTTGGCTGGCAATTATTGTTTCTATTTTGTTATGGTGGATTTTATATAAAACCCGTTTTGGTTTGCGTTTACGTTCTTGTGGTGAGAATCCCCAAGCAGCTGATACAATGGGAATTAACGTTTACGCCATGAGATATGCGGGCGTTCTTATTTCCGGTTTCTTAGGAGGAATTGGTGGGGCAGTTTTTGCACAGGCCATTTCTGGTAATTTTTCCATTTCAACTATTGTGGGACAAGGTTTTATGGCGTTAGCCGCAATGATTTTTGGTAAATGGAATCCGCTTGGAGCAATGCTGGCATCATTATTCTTTGGCTTTGCGCAAAGTATTAGTATTATTGGTAACCAGCTGCCATTTTTCAATCATATCCCATCAGTTTATATGCAAATTGCACCGTATGTAATTACGATTGTCATTTTGGTATTATTCTTTGGTAAATCAGTTGCACCCGCAGCAGACGGACAAAATTATATTAAGTCAAAATAA
- the greA gene encoding transcription elongation factor GreA, translating into MVYYQKMTPEGYQKIKNEIAELKKDRPRRIKILQEARALGDLSENTEYTEAKRDLGHLQSRVRYLEKQLKYADVVDKTADGKVDLGKTVTLKFDDDDETEKYKVVGRMEADIADGKVAFDSPLGQAIMKKEVNTTVSVMAPAGEYHVTIMAID; encoded by the coding sequence TTGGTTTATTATCAGAAAATGACGCCGGAAGGTTACCAAAAAATTAAGAACGAAATTGCTGAATTGAAAAAGGATCGTCCGCGCAGAATTAAGATTTTGCAAGAGGCCCGGGCACTGGGTGACTTGTCGGAAAATACTGAATACACTGAGGCTAAGCGTGATCTGGGTCACTTACAAAGCCGCGTGCGGTACTTAGAAAAACAACTAAAATATGCTGATGTTGTTGATAAAACCGCTGATGGGAAGGTTGACCTTGGTAAGACAGTCACACTTAAATTTGATGATGATGACGAAACAGAGAAGTATAAAGTAGTTGGCCGGATGGAAGCCGATATTGCCGACGGAAAGGTTGCGTTTGATTCACCTCTTGGGCAAGCAATAATGAAAAAAGAGGTGAATACGACAGTTAGCGTAATGGCGCCTGCGGGAGAATATCACGTTACTATTATGGCAATTGACTAA
- a CDS encoding SOS response-associated peptidase family protein, translating into MCNQFQLPSLADTKKYLVSDLHLPLEEPSFDFPENCSVFPKGIAPVLLYQDNRLELVPKTWGYPSPFDHKKVVFNARIERFFEKKRSMWDSSFAKSRCIIIANQFFESGRKTYTATNKHQYHERFTFHNPDEPLTLIAGIYQNDYFSMATTKPNSVMAPVHDRMPLIIAPSELRQWLFQDFSSLVDRKQISLTSAKVPNRK; encoded by the coding sequence ATGTGCAATCAATTTCAACTGCCAAGTTTGGCAGATACCAAAAAGTATTTAGTTAGTGACCTTCATTTACCTTTAGAAGAACCATCATTTGACTTTCCTGAAAACTGTAGCGTTTTTCCTAAAGGGATTGCGCCAGTGCTGCTTTATCAAGATAATCGCTTGGAGCTGGTTCCTAAAACCTGGGGTTATCCCAGTCCATTTGACCACAAAAAGGTTGTTTTTAACGCTCGCATTGAGCGCTTCTTCGAAAAAAAGCGGTCGATGTGGGATTCTTCCTTTGCTAAGTCAAGGTGCATCATCATTGCTAATCAGTTCTTCGAATCTGGGCGTAAAACTTACACTGCCACCAACAAACATCAGTATCACGAACGGTTTACCTTTCATAATCCAGATGAACCATTAACTTTAATCGCCGGGATTTATCAAAATGATTATTTTTCAATGGCAACTACTAAGCCAAATTCTGTTATGGCACCGGTACATGACCGCATGCCGCTAATTATCGCACCTAGTGAACTGCGCCAGTGGCTTTTTCAGGACTTTTCTAGCTTAGTCGATCGCAAGCAAATAAGCTTAACTTCCGCCAAAGTCCCCAACCGAAAGTAA
- a CDS encoding CPBP family intramembrane glutamic endopeptidase, protein MNTPASREGNLIRYIVYFIGYLMVAGVIKLVAKNSPIHIWDLILFATISLMILLFFIYRFNREQRFFDRSFSGSWLSNFGLIISLTIVVTALRICTAWLQSYGKIKFYGFQIAYLQHESVATYWFLVVAVGLVLPILQEFLTTGFLFNYAFRSNTVATAILGIITSGILFSLLNWQSSVPLLVVNALFGAIFAWSYLYTQTMWMPVYLAALNGVILLIMT, encoded by the coding sequence GTGAATACACCAGCATCAAGAGAGGGCAACCTTATACGCTACATCGTTTATTTTATTGGTTATTTAATGGTTGCTGGCGTAATCAAGTTAGTTGCTAAAAATTCGCCAATCCATATCTGGGATCTGATTTTATTTGCAACAATTTCTTTGATGATATTACTATTTTTTATTTATCGGTTTAACCGTGAACAGCGCTTTTTTGACCGAAGTTTTTCTGGCTCCTGGCTTAGCAATTTTGGTCTGATTATCAGCTTAACGATAGTTGTGACCGCCTTGCGAATTTGTACTGCCTGGTTGCAGTCTTATGGCAAAATTAAATTCTATGGTTTTCAAATTGCTTATTTGCAGCATGAATCTGTCGCGACCTATTGGTTCCTAGTGGTAGCAGTTGGCTTGGTTTTGCCAATTTTGCAGGAATTTTTGACAACCGGCTTTTTATTTAATTATGCTTTCCGTAGTAATACGGTGGCAACAGCCATTTTAGGAATTATTACTTCTGGTATCTTATTTAGTCTGCTTAACTGGCAAAGCTCTGTCCCCTTGCTGGTGGTTAATGCACTATTTGGGGCAATTTTTGCTTGGTCGTACTTATATACGCAAACAATGTGGATGCCGGTCTATTTAGCGGCATTAAATGGCGTTATTTTACTAATTATGACCTAA